In Fibrobacter succinogenes, a genomic segment contains:
- a CDS encoding FISUMP domain-containing protein yields MNLNKLLATLLFLSLLGACTSSNDGGFAGGTTEDAGIVAELNVAGVTQKGPFVKGSAVTVQGIDCKTLKFTSELFEGSVKNDKGEFVVDSVTLSSTCAMFEVSGYYLNELTGKKSSEKLTLHALTNLKDRKNVNINVLTELEYERVMNLVTEKGETFAEAKKQAEKEVLASFNINGDVAKSEDLNILEKGEGNAALLAVSVMALADAKESQIAERLDEYSAAISQNGSLDGDTKREIANWATSAAANGKLDTIRKNIESWGYADEVPLFETYVKAVANGDSVTLSSSSFGTKAGMTSSSKNVEPAETSSSSGALSSGKEIASSSSTPRNDVSSSSSWSGAIGSSDDSKDSYLNPDIVYGEFTDKRDGQVYKYVEINGITWMAQSMNYATPNASSALCPSATEKSCPVHGLIYTWEEAVNVCPDGWHLPSYDEMDSLVGYVWNKHNMDLISPLTSSKVWDRYTNEYGFSMTLPYYEPLMEDSSKKYEDCYWDRYDGLSTFWTDSLDGDGAMYYAIGISGGGFTSVSPSICMSQIRCVMGSAVSSSSVASSSSVESSSSAEPPKTALDFLNPSIEYGEFVDDRDNQKYKSVKIGNQIWMAQNLNYAYEQKTRSGSASSFCYKNEPDSCGKYGRLYLWSAALDSAAQFSKDGEGCGNEVVCEFEGKVRGVCPSGWHLPDTTEFRELLNFVGDSSATKLKANEAWGVSYENPYGFSALPAGGYDYRDEDRSINPHFDYAGGLTYFWSIVSRDHDDGYALAMDYSSRYAKLAWSYKYNARSVRCIKN; encoded by the coding sequence ATGAACTTGAATAAACTTTTAGCGACTCTTTTGTTTCTATCTCTTTTGGGGGCTTGCACGTCTTCGAACGATGGCGGCTTTGCAGGCGGTACTACGGAAGATGCGGGAATTGTCGCCGAATTGAACGTGGCGGGTGTGACGCAGAAAGGGCCGTTTGTCAAGGGCTCTGCCGTAACTGTGCAGGGAATTGATTGCAAGACGTTGAAATTTACGAGCGAACTTTTCGAAGGCTCTGTCAAGAACGATAAAGGTGAATTTGTTGTTGATAGTGTTACTTTGTCGTCTACATGCGCTATGTTCGAAGTTTCGGGTTATTACCTCAACGAACTCACCGGAAAGAAGTCTTCGGAAAAGCTGACGCTCCATGCGCTGACAAACCTCAAGGATCGCAAGAATGTGAACATCAACGTGCTTACGGAATTGGAATACGAGCGCGTGATGAACTTGGTGACTGAAAAGGGCGAGACGTTTGCGGAAGCGAAAAAGCAGGCTGAAAAAGAAGTTCTCGCATCGTTTAACATCAATGGCGATGTCGCGAAATCCGAAGACTTGAATATCCTTGAAAAGGGCGAAGGCAATGCGGCGCTCTTGGCTGTGAGCGTGATGGCTTTGGCCGATGCAAAGGAATCGCAAATCGCGGAACGTTTGGATGAATATTCTGCGGCAATTTCGCAGAACGGCTCGTTGGATGGCGATACGAAAAGAGAAATTGCAAATTGGGCTACAAGTGCTGCGGCTAACGGCAAACTTGATACAATCCGCAAGAATATCGAAAGCTGGGGCTACGCTGATGAAGTTCCTCTGTTCGAAACGTACGTGAAAGCCGTTGCTAATGGCGACAGTGTTACGCTGAGTAGCAGTTCGTTCGGCACTAAGGCCGGAATGACGAGCAGTAGCAAGAACGTTGAGCCTGCCGAAACGTCCAGCAGTTCGGGCGCTTTGTCTAGCGGCAAGGAGATTGCTTCGTCGTCTTCGACTCCTCGCAATGACGTAAGCAGTTCGTCATCCTGGAGCGGAGCGATAGGATCCAGTGACGATTCAAAAGACTCTTACTTGAACCCGGATATTGTTTACGGTGAATTTACGGATAAACGCGATGGCCAGGTTTATAAGTATGTAGAAATCAATGGAATCACTTGGATGGCGCAGAGCATGAACTATGCGACTCCCAATGCGTCAAGTGCACTTTGCCCATCTGCGACTGAAAAATCTTGCCCAGTTCATGGACTTATTTACACATGGGAAGAGGCTGTGAACGTTTGCCCTGACGGCTGGCATCTTCCTTCGTATGATGAAATGGATTCTTTGGTCGGTTATGTATGGAATAAGCACAACATGGATCTTATTAGTCCACTTACGTCTAGTAAGGTGTGGGACCGATATACTAATGAATATGGATTTTCCATGACGTTACCGTATTATGAACCCTTGATGGAGGATAGTTCAAAAAAGTATGAAGATTGTTATTGGGACCGTTATGATGGACTTTCTACCTTTTGGACGGATTCTCTCGATGGCGATGGTGCTATGTATTATGCTATTGGAATTTCTGGGGGCGGTTTTACTTCGGTTTCTCCCTCAATATGCATGAGTCAAATCCGCTGCGTCATGGGTTCAGCCGTTTCTAGTTCCTCTGTGGCTTCTTCGTCTAGCGTGGAAAGCAGTAGCAGCGCGGAACCGCCTAAGACTGCACTTGATTTCCTTAACCCCTCGATTGAATATGGTGAGTTTGTCGATGATCGCGATAATCAGAAATACAAGTCTGTGAAAATCGGTAATCAGATTTGGATGGCACAAAATCTGAATTATGCTTATGAACAAAAGACTAGGTCGGGTTCCGCTTCTAGTTTCTGTTATAAGAATGAACCGGATTCGTGCGGTAAGTATGGACGTCTATACCTTTGGTCTGCGGCTCTGGATTCTGCTGCACAATTCAGTAAAGATGGAGAAGGATGCGGTAATGAAGTTGTCTGCGAATTTGAAGGGAAAGTTCGCGGTGTTTGCCCGAGTGGATGGCATTTGCCTGACACGACGGAATTTAGAGAGCTGCTCAATTTTGTAGGCGATAGTTCTGCTACAAAGTTGAAGGCGAACGAGGCTTGGGGTGTATCCTATGAAAATCCGTATGGCTTTTCTGCCTTACCCGCCGGTGGTTATGATTACCGAGACGAAGACCGCTCCATCAATCCTCATTTCGATTACGCCGGAGGTTTGACGTATTTCTGGAGTATTGTGAGTCGCGATCATGATGATGGGTATGCGCTTGCAATGGATTATTCTTCGAGATATGCAAAATTGGCTTGGTCGTATAAGTACAATGCAAGGTCTGTCCGCTGTATCAAGAACTAG
- a CDS encoding TIGR02147 family protein, whose amino-acid sequence MKEIVEYTDYRKFIQDYYDERKRCSAFTWREFARKAGFTSPIYLKYVCEGKKNLSIGSAGSVAGAMGLVGFEYDYFVLMVSYAHAKNDEAKRSAFEERCALAMAHKVRVLGNEEFDYFKSWKNPVIRELAAHMPGAKPLEIARACKPKISAAEVSETLDFLVKANLLKKDKSGNYCQTDKSVSMGSVDAVPVAARDMQRQMGEFAVKALDLPLSERDMSGITMGLTRRAYERIKKELADCRRRIVAIASEEDETEQVYRLNLQLFPMSERIDNCAGCDEHRENAECAGNAGNAPGSVVCVKEKEIGK is encoded by the coding sequence ATGAAGGAGATCGTAGAATATACCGATTATCGCAAGTTCATCCAGGACTACTACGATGAACGTAAGCGCTGTTCGGCATTTACGTGGCGTGAGTTCGCTCGAAAGGCTGGTTTTACGTCGCCGATTTACCTGAAATACGTTTGCGAGGGCAAGAAGAATTTGAGCATTGGCTCCGCAGGGTCGGTTGCCGGTGCCATGGGACTTGTCGGCTTTGAATACGACTATTTTGTCCTGATGGTTTCTTATGCCCATGCAAAAAACGACGAGGCGAAGAGATCGGCGTTCGAAGAACGTTGTGCGCTTGCGATGGCGCATAAGGTCCGAGTGTTGGGGAACGAGGAATTCGATTACTTCAAATCGTGGAAAAACCCGGTGATTCGTGAGCTTGCCGCTCACATGCCGGGTGCAAAACCTCTCGAAATAGCGCGTGCCTGTAAACCGAAGATTTCAGCGGCAGAAGTTTCTGAAACGCTAGATTTTTTGGTGAAGGCGAACCTCTTGAAGAAGGACAAGAGCGGTAACTATTGCCAGACGGATAAGTCTGTTTCGATGGGGAGCGTAGACGCGGTTCCGGTGGCGGCTCGTGACATGCAGCGCCAAATGGGAGAGTTTGCGGTCAAAGCATTGGACTTGCCGCTGTCGGAACGCGATATGTCGGGCATTACGATGGGGCTTACGCGCCGTGCCTACGAACGAATTAAAAAAGAACTTGCGGATTGTCGCCGTCGCATTGTGGCGATTGCTAGCGAAGAGGATGAAACGGAACAGGTTTACCGTTTGAATTTGCAACTGTTCCCGATGAGCGAACGAATTGATAATTGTGCCGGCTGTGATGAACACCGCGAAAATGCGGAATGCGCGGGGAATGCTGGAAATGCTCCGGGTTCGGTTGTATGTGTTAAGGAAAAGGAGATTGGAAAATGA
- a CDS encoding FISUMP domain-containing protein, whose translation MRNNLYKLFGNVFPAIAVVSLILAACSSEKVAGGASGDAGVVAIKDLDVAGLAQKGPFVKGSEVTVQGLDCKTMEFTEEKFTGKVKSNKGDFGVDDVNLSASCALFEVSGYYLNEFTGEKSSNKLTLHAISDLSDRKSVNINVLTELEYERVMNLVSKEKMSFADAKMQAEKEVLASLGIMDLFESFEGMSIYEKGDGNSTLLATSVLLQSDLNAEELTDRIDAIASSITKTGEWNDEKTKTKMADWASAAKDDGKFETVRDNLEKWSGSDEIPAFEEVVEEFGTASMIDPRDKKVYKVVKIEVPDSNYSQVWMAENLNYADSVKTPSLKGGNWCYNNEEKNCQVGGRYYSWAAAIDSVALANDSKEPLVCGYGKKCGLDRAVQGICPDGWHLPSIYEWGLLSVALGSGGVAGEPLKALTGWDYAGTPDNNGTDLYGFAALPTGRKISATSWQKVGSDVYYIYTNSYTYQNSKSYGQSVRCVKGDPSTAPVRPSN comes from the coding sequence ATGAGAAATAACTTGTATAAATTATTTGGCAATGTCTTTCCGGCCATTGCTGTGGTATCCTTGATTCTTGCGGCGTGTTCTTCTGAAAAGGTCGCGGGCGGTGCTTCGGGTGATGCGGGTGTTGTAGCCATCAAGGATCTGGATGTGGCCGGCTTGGCGCAAAAGGGGCCGTTCGTGAAGGGGTCTGAGGTGACGGTGCAAGGCCTTGACTGCAAGACCATGGAATTCACGGAGGAGAAATTCACGGGAAAAGTCAAGAGCAACAAGGGTGACTTTGGCGTTGACGATGTGAACCTCTCGGCGTCTTGCGCTTTATTCGAGGTCTCCGGCTATTACCTCAATGAATTTACTGGTGAGAAGTCTTCGAATAAGTTGACGCTTCATGCAATCTCGGATTTGAGCGACAGAAAGTCTGTGAACATCAACGTGCTCACGGAACTGGAATACGAGCGCGTGATGAACCTTGTCTCTAAAGAAAAAATGTCCTTTGCCGATGCGAAAATGCAGGCCGAAAAAGAAGTCCTTGCTTCGTTGGGCATAATGGACCTTTTTGAGTCGTTTGAAGGCATGAGCATTTATGAAAAGGGCGATGGAAACTCGACCCTCCTTGCAACGAGTGTGTTGTTGCAATCGGATTTGAATGCCGAAGAATTGACAGATCGTATAGATGCTATTGCTTCGTCTATCACGAAGACTGGTGAATGGAACGACGAAAAAACAAAAACGAAAATGGCGGATTGGGCAAGCGCTGCTAAGGACGATGGTAAATTTGAAACAGTCCGCGACAATCTAGAGAAGTGGAGCGGGTCCGATGAAATTCCTGCGTTTGAAGAGGTGGTTGAAGAGTTTGGGACCGCTTCGATGATTGACCCGCGCGACAAGAAAGTTTACAAGGTCGTGAAAATTGAAGTGCCAGACTCGAATTATTCGCAGGTGTGGATGGCTGAAAACCTGAACTATGCCGATAGCGTCAAGACTCCGAGCTTGAAGGGCGGCAACTGGTGCTACAATAATGAAGAAAAAAATTGCCAGGTGGGCGGTCGTTATTACAGCTGGGCGGCGGCAATTGACTCTGTTGCCTTGGCGAATGATTCGAAGGAACCGTTGGTTTGCGGCTATGGTAAAAAGTGCGGACTTGATCGCGCTGTGCAGGGAATTTGTCCTGATGGCTGGCATTTGCCGTCAATCTATGAATGGGGGTTGTTGAGCGTGGCGTTAGGATCTGGCGGCGTAGCTGGCGAGCCTCTCAAGGCCTTGACCGGGTGGGACTACGCCGGAACGCCTGACAATAACGGTACGGATCTTTACGGCTTTGCCGCACTCCCGACCGGAAGAAAAATTTCTGCAACGAGTTGGCAAAAGGTGGGCTCGGATGTTTATTACATTTATACCAATTCTTATACGTATCAGAATAGCAAGTCTTATGGACAAAGTGTCCGTTGCGTCAAAGGGGATCCTTCGACTGCGCCGGTAAGGCCTTCTAACTAA
- a CDS encoding TIGR02147 family protein: MKEIVEYTDYRKFIQDYYDERKRTSAFSWHAFAQKAGFSSDVYLKYVCEGKKNLSVGSAGSVANAMGLVGFEYDYFVLMVSYAHAKSDGEKRAAFEERCAMARAHKMRVLGDEEFNYFKSWKNSVIRELAPHMPGAKPLEIAHACKQKISAAEVSETLDFLVKAKLLKKDKSGNYQQTDKAIKMAPVEAVPLAARDLQRQMGEFAIQSLDLPLSERVMSGYTLGLTHRAYERIKKEMEDFWRRVVAIATDDDETDCVYRLNMQLFPMSEWLNKSETVLNKEEKNEK, encoded by the coding sequence ATGAAGGAAATTGTTGAATATACAGATTACCGCAAGTTCATCCAGGACTACTACGATGAACGTAAGCGTACTTCAGCGTTTTCTTGGCATGCGTTCGCCCAGAAGGCGGGCTTTTCTTCGGATGTTTATTTAAAGTATGTTTGCGAAGGCAAGAAAAATCTGAGTGTTGGATCGGCGGGCTCAGTTGCGAATGCCATGGGGCTTGTCGGTTTTGAATATGATTATTTTGTTCTTATGGTGTCGTATGCGCATGCGAAAAGCGATGGGGAGAAGCGTGCCGCGTTTGAAGAACGTTGTGCAATGGCGCGGGCGCACAAGATGCGTGTTCTTGGGGATGAAGAGTTCAATTATTTTAAGTCATGGAAAAATTCCGTGATTCGCGAATTGGCCCCGCACATGCCTGGTGCAAAGCCTCTTGAAATAGCTCATGCCTGCAAGCAAAAGATTTCGGCGGCCGAAGTTTCTGAAACGCTTGATTTTTTGGTGAAGGCGAAACTCTTGAAGAAGGACAAGAGCGGAAACTACCAGCAAACGGATAAGGCTATTAAGATGGCGCCTGTGGAGGCGGTACCTTTGGCGGCTCGTGATTTGCAGCGCCAGATGGGGGAATTTGCAATCCAGTCGCTTGACTTGCCGCTTTCGGAACGCGTGATGTCGGGGTACACGCTTGGCCTTACGCATCGCGCTTACGAACGGATAAAAAAGGAAATGGAAGATTTTTGGCGGCGTGTGGTGGCTATCGCGACGGACGATGACGAAACCGATTGCGTTTATCGTTTGAATATGCAGTTGTTCCCGATGAGCGAATGGCTGAATAAAAGTGAAACAGTTTTGAATAAGGAAGAGAAAAATGAGAAATAA
- a CDS encoding FISUMP domain-containing protein, whose product MKKMLFFIEFVLVSLFGGCALEESSDFSNSVVLFNGSIEGVSQKGPLLVGSSVTVRELDGRTLEQTGKNFKGKINNNKGEFFIDYLKLESPYVLLEVYGYYRNEMTGANSNGSIFLKALAELDGQSQVNINLLTHLEYERMRNLVQEKNKSFAEAKRQSDREVFATFYDDVVHENVEHLDIFGNSEGDAALLAINILLLGKESEAALLGRLTEISDDLADDGVWSDSALKTKIADVACGLSLSGNNELGVIRKNIESWEIAEVPAFEPYVEYFWAKQYGLGKCDASNVGKSAKNNNPFSIYSGLEFVCEKDIGWTANVNGHLIGCDTCRAMRDPRDDRVYKVVNIDGVDWMASNLRYDDDSYEGAYECFRGNCDAYGYLYDGPGTYTYDGVEYYGGYNPDDPAAGVCPSGWRVPTSGDFDILLNRASEDDKKQLFSDAERDFIFADGGNVVPYWVSNISGPGMHWGGCRYWMTVDVDYSIKVTCSSNAPHSAFVRCIRYVEQ is encoded by the coding sequence ATGAAAAAGATGCTGTTTTTTATTGAGTTTGTTTTGGTAAGCTTGTTTGGTGGCTGCGCTCTAGAAGAATCATCTGATTTCTCGAATTCGGTGGTTCTGTTTAATGGCTCTATTGAAGGTGTTTCTCAAAAAGGTCCTCTTTTAGTAGGCTCATCTGTGACTGTACGGGAACTTGATGGTCGCACCCTTGAACAGACTGGGAAAAACTTTAAAGGAAAAATCAATAACAATAAGGGAGAGTTCTTTATTGATTATTTGAAACTGGAATCTCCGTATGTTCTACTTGAGGTGTATGGTTATTATCGCAATGAGATGACGGGTGCTAATTCAAATGGCTCGATTTTTTTAAAAGCTCTTGCTGAATTGGATGGCCAGTCTCAAGTGAATATCAATTTGCTGACGCATCTTGAATACGAAAGAATGCGTAATCTTGTGCAAGAAAAAAATAAATCTTTTGCCGAGGCTAAACGCCAATCGGATCGTGAAGTGTTTGCCACTTTTTATGATGATGTTGTGCATGAAAATGTTGAGCATTTGGATATTTTTGGCAATAGCGAAGGCGATGCGGCTTTACTTGCAATTAATATTCTTTTGCTTGGAAAGGAATCGGAAGCTGCGTTATTGGGACGTTTAACCGAAATCAGCGATGATCTTGCTGATGACGGCGTTTGGAGTGATTCTGCTCTAAAAACGAAAATAGCGGATGTTGCTTGTGGCTTGAGTCTTTCGGGCAATAACGAATTGGGAGTAATTCGCAAGAATATCGAGTCGTGGGAAATTGCAGAAGTTCCGGCATTTGAACCTTATGTGGAATATTTCTGGGCTAAACAGTATGGCCTTGGAAAGTGCGATGCGTCGAATGTGGGGAAAAGTGCGAAAAATAATAATCCGTTTAGTATTTACTCTGGGTTGGAATTTGTTTGTGAAAAGGATATTGGTTGGACGGCGAATGTTAATGGACATCTTATTGGTTGTGATACTTGCCGTGCGATGAGAGATCCTCGAGATGACCGTGTGTATAAGGTTGTGAATATAGATGGCGTTGACTGGATGGCTTCAAATCTTAGATATGACGACGATTCTTATGAAGGTGCTTATGAGTGCTTCCGTGGAAATTGTGATGCTTATGGTTATCTCTATGACGGTCCAGGAACATATACTTATGATGGTGTAGAATATTATGGAGGTTATAATCCTGATGACCCTGCTGCAGGTGTTTGCCCTAGTGGATGGCGTGTTCCGACGAGCGGTGATTTTGACATCTTGTTGAATCGCGCTTCCGAAGATGACAAAAAACAACTTTTTTCGGATGCTGAAAGGGACTTTATTTTTGCGGATGGCGGCAACGTTGTGCCATATTGGGTTTCCAATATATCGGGTCCCGGCATGCACTGGGGTGGATGTCGATATTGGATGACGGTGGATGTCGATTATTCCATAAAAGTGACGTGTAGTAGTAATGCGCCGCATAGCGCTTTTGTCCGTTGCATAAGATATGTTGAACAGTAA